GGAAATGCAATTACAAAATGGAGGCATCTGAAGCCCTGCAGAAATGCTGTCAAGCAGTACTTAATTATTGCGTGATTTAAAGGTTCGTCTTCAGCACGTCTGTTGCACCCTTATTACGGACAGCAACACACATTCTGTCCGCACTCCCTAATAACCGTTTACTTGTACACAATACAACTAATATTAACAGCTGAGTGACGACACAAACGTCGCATTTAAAATCCAACGGCATAATTTAACAATATTCCCAAAATACGCCTCTCGTAACAGTTTTCATAGGTTTTCGTGAAAAGTGTTTTTATTGAAGCCCTTTTAATCGTATAATTTTCGATGAACGCCATATTCAACGCGTTTTTATAGTAGCACACCTGCAAATATAGCGTATATTTGTTGAAAGCTCgaaattgtaatatttgattACCCACACTGCTTTGCGATACGAGGCTGTCATTTTCTGGCTTTGTCTGAGTGAGGAGGACGTTACAAACATACGTCGCTGCGATTCCCATGGTGTATATGTGAGCTCATCATCAACACACAGTATCACATTATGACGACCAACAACGACACTTTTCCGTCAATTTTAGAACTCAATGTCGGTGGACAATTGTATACAACCGCACATTCGACGTTGATCAAAGAAACAGACTCGCTTCTCGGCCAAATGTTTACGGGTCGCACGAAAACTGGTGTGCAACGCGATTCAAGAGGTCGTTATTTTATTGATCGTGATGGCATATTATTCCGCTACATACTTGACTACCTTCGCAACAGCAAATTGGTTCTACCAGAGAATTTTGCAGAGAAGGAACGCCTGCGACAAGAGGCTGAATATTATAAGCTGACTGGTTTAGTGAAAGCTATTGCAAGAGACGGAGGAGCAGTGACGCAGACAGGTCGGCCGACTCTTGCACCAATACACAGTGGAAGTGGCCAGAACCATGTTTCATCAAATGCCATCGGTAAGACGCCGGCTTTTCTTACTTTAGGCTATCGTGGTACTTTTGCTTTTGGACGTGATGGTTTAGCTGACGTAAAATTTCGTAAAATTACACGTATATTGGTGTGTGGTAAGGGTTATATTTGTAAGGAGGTTTTCGGCGACTCTCTGAACGATAGTCGTGATCCTGACCGAATACACACCCAAGATCGCTACACCGCTAGGTACTTTCTGAAGCACACGTACCTGGAGCAAGCTTTCGACATGTTGGCAGAATCGGGATTTCGTTTTATCAGCTGTTGTGCATCAGGAACCAGTACCATCATTGGTGCCCCTGAATGTGAAGAAAGCAAATGGAATCATTACAATGAGTTCATTTTCCAGCGCCAATGAAGTCCGTGTTGTGAATGATTGCAAGCATCTTAACGGGAAGCTAATGTACTAGAAAAACCCTCGCCATCGGCTCGTACACACATTATAGAGAAATGCTTCGTTTAAAATACTTTGTGTACATAGTCAACATATGTATTcgactgttatatatatatacattaattgGAATATCAAAccgtatttttttttcactgtacaAATAACTCACCGCATTAAGTATATTTATGGATGGGAGCTGTAGTCTGTGCTTCAATTGTAGACGCTGGCTTTTGTACGAAGATGTAGATTAGTAGTGTAGTGAGACTCGACATTGATTGGCATATGGAGGCTTCAACACATAGCAAATTTCTCCATTTTCCTATACATATACTCCAGTGTGCTACTATCAAAGACGGTGACAAAGCTGATCGCTGTTCTTGGAACTTTTCTGTCGCACCAGCGTTCGTCTTTGACTGGACATTCGGTAAATATTTGTTATGGTAAAGGGTTTTTTAATAATGTGTATTACTCTTTGAAATTTGTATATactacgtatatatatattggtatgACCTATCTAGAAAGCCGATACGAACACTTATTCATTCAGTAGTGGTTTCatagtgtgttttttttgtcaCGCCCCGCTAAAAAGACTGAAAAGCTTCCACTGTTAGTATACAGAGAGCATTTTGTGCAAATAACCCCTAGTATCACTGTTTGCCAGTATGAAAAGGTTGGTGACAATAGAACGTGTTGGAAAAATCCATGACAACTATATTTCCTTTGGTGTAaagtaaatatcatttttggaaTAATACGTgaacaaatgacaaaatgtataaCACTGTATAATTATTCTATTTATGTTCACGAGGTGAAAACACATTCACTCCGCCTCTTAACAGATACAGTTTTCGCATGTTTTCACGAGTAGTAGTGTTTGACGGCAATCGCCCACAGCACAGTCGTTCATCTTCAACATTggattataaatatata
The genomic region above belongs to Glandiceps talaboti chromosome 8, keGlaTala1.1, whole genome shotgun sequence and contains:
- the LOC144438781 gene encoding BTB/POZ domain-containing protein KCTD8-like, with the protein product MTTNNDTFPSILELNVGGQLYTTAHSTLIKETDSLLGQMFTGRTKTGVQRDSRGRYFIDRDGILFRYILDYLRNSKLVLPENFAEKERLRQEAEYYKLTGLVKAIARDGGAVTQTGRPTLAPIHSGSGQNHVSSNAIGKTPAFLTLGYRGTFAFGRDGLADVKFRKITRILVCGKGYICKEVFGDSLNDSRDPDRIHTQDRYTARYFLKHTYLEQAFDMLAESGFRFISCCASGTSTIIGAPECEESKWNHYNEFIFQRQ